A genomic window from Cryobacterium sp. SO2 includes:
- a CDS encoding threonine/serine exporter family protein, with the protein MPPTTPPTPAPPANPAHTSPLTTAPLTTAPVSAATSPIPKQPYRAPHPTTPRPVTTSIPILRADASGIAAVRAYEDAPSTSTTAIPVIDIAAYTRSVLDLTMRLAEVIFSSGAGAEDATAAMLALTRAYGLRGTEANITHTIITLTHEDQSTHESISRSRDVKYRTLNYAKLTATSELIADLIDEPTDVAEARKRLATIVSSKPQVPLLYRRLGWSLVGAGAAALIGGGPIVVLAAFVAAFVIDFLTTALDKRRVPLFYQTVVGGAIGPLFAAFVPLVDPTATPSLVVVATIIMLLAGVTTFGAVHDTLSGFYLTGTARLIEALLITGGLVAGVAGSSLVLSKFGLDLRINADLTPTLGVLAIQLAAAVVIVVGFGLATQVPWRAFWVLCLLGALAEAIYLGATSSGFGLVWSSGAAAMGAGLLAAVGARIVRTPPLVIVVCALVPLVPGLALFRGLLQMSDGDINGLLNLLTAGAIAVALAASAILAQLIVQYVWGPGRSLQRRFVGPLMALPVRLSRSSKPGARI; encoded by the coding sequence GTGCCCCCGACCACCCCGCCCACACCCGCCCCACCCGCGAACCCGGCGCACACGTCACCGCTCACCACCGCACCGCTCACCACGGCGCCGGTCAGCGCCGCGACATCGCCCATCCCCAAGCAGCCGTATCGGGCGCCGCATCCCACCACACCGCGCCCGGTCACCACCAGCATCCCGATCCTGCGCGCCGACGCCAGCGGGATCGCCGCTGTGCGCGCCTACGAGGATGCGCCGAGCACCTCCACCACCGCCATCCCGGTGATCGACATCGCCGCGTACACCCGGTCGGTGCTCGACCTCACCATGCGCCTGGCCGAGGTGATCTTCTCGTCCGGCGCCGGCGCCGAAGACGCCACGGCGGCCATGCTCGCCCTCACCCGGGCGTACGGGCTGCGCGGCACCGAGGCGAACATCACCCACACGATCATCACCCTCACGCACGAGGACCAGTCCACCCACGAGTCGATCTCGCGCAGCCGGGACGTCAAGTACCGCACCCTCAACTACGCCAAGCTCACCGCCACGTCTGAGCTGATCGCCGACCTCATCGACGAGCCCACGGATGTCGCCGAGGCCCGCAAGCGCCTGGCCACCATTGTCTCCTCCAAGCCCCAGGTCCCCCTGCTCTACCGGCGGCTGGGCTGGAGCCTGGTCGGCGCCGGCGCCGCGGCGCTCATCGGTGGTGGCCCGATCGTGGTGCTCGCCGCCTTCGTCGCCGCGTTCGTGATCGACTTCCTCACCACCGCGCTCGACAAACGCCGGGTGCCGCTGTTCTACCAGACCGTGGTCGGCGGGGCGATCGGTCCGCTGTTCGCGGCGTTCGTTCCACTGGTGGACCCCACGGCCACCCCCTCCCTCGTCGTCGTCGCGACCATCATCATGCTCCTGGCCGGGGTCACCACCTTCGGCGCGGTGCACGACACCCTCTCCGGGTTCTACCTCACCGGAACGGCACGGCTCATCGAGGCGTTGCTGATCACCGGCGGGCTCGTCGCTGGGGTCGCCGGCTCCTCACTGGTGCTCTCCAAGTTCGGTCTCGACCTGCGCATCAACGCCGATCTCACGCCCACCCTGGGCGTCCTGGCGATCCAGTTGGCCGCGGCAGTGGTCATCGTGGTGGGCTTCGGCCTGGCCACGCAGGTGCCCTGGCGGGCCTTCTGGGTGCTCTGCCTGCTCGGGGCGTTGGCCGAAGCGATCTACCTCGGCGCCACGAGCTCCGGCTTCGGCCTGGTCTGGTCCTCCGGAGCCGCGGCGATGGGCGCCGGGCTCCTGGCGGCGGTCGGCGCGCGCATCGTGCGCACCCCGCCGCTGGTGATCGTGGTGTGCGCCCTGGTGCCGCTGGTGCCGGGCCTGGCGCTGTTCCGCGGGCTGCTGCAGATGTCCGACGGCGACATCAACGGGTTGCTCAACCTGCTCACCGCCGGCGCGATCGCGGTGGCCCTCGCGGCCAGCGCCATCCTGGCCCAGCTGATCGTGCAGTACGTCTGGGGTCCGGGCCGCAGCCTGCAGCGCCGGTTCGTGGGGCCGCTTATGGCCCTGCCCGTTCGGCTGAGCCGCAGCTCCAAGCCGGGCGCTCGCATCTAG
- a CDS encoding ankyrin repeat domain-containing protein, whose protein sequence is MTARAEDQATEPSAAVVEGVFELARDGLTGPLGEMIDAGVSIDLVNGRGDSLLIVAAYGQQLDTVRELLRRGADTSVVNNMGQTALACAVFRGNEAILLDLLQAGADPDLGSHSGIQIADQFALPRMREVLEAHAGAS, encoded by the coding sequence ATGACAGCGCGCGCGGAAGACCAGGCGACCGAACCGTCGGCCGCCGTCGTCGAGGGCGTCTTCGAACTCGCCCGCGACGGGCTCACCGGGCCGCTCGGCGAGATGATCGACGCCGGGGTGTCCATCGACCTGGTCAACGGGCGCGGCGACAGTCTGCTGATCGTGGCCGCCTATGGGCAGCAGCTCGACACCGTGCGCGAGCTGCTTCGCCGAGGCGCCGACACATCCGTCGTGAACAACATGGGCCAGACAGCGTTGGCCTGCGCGGTGTTCCGGGGCAACGAGGCGATCCTGCTCGACCTGCTGCAGGCCGGGGCCGACCCCGACCTGGGCAGCCACTCCGGCATCCAGATCGCCGACCAGTTCGCCCTGCCGCGCATGCGCGAGGTCCTCGAGGCGCACGCCGGCGCCAGCTGA
- a CDS encoding iron-siderophore ABC transporter substrate-binding protein, whose translation MSIPRFLGLSAAAVMTIGLAACSTSAAETSDSTSTASGAFPVTVEHALGETVIEKQPERVTTIGWGNQDVALALGVAPVGVDDQTWSMDGSDGLGVYDWTLDAYKALGADEPVVFSTADGTDFEAIADTQPDVILAGYSGVTEEDYATLSEIAPTVAYPDAAWLTPWRDVILTDSAALGLADKGQALVDDLDQQIADATADSAFEGKKAAFFYMSAADLSTISIYGQGDSRTAFLSDLGFDLPELAGDGDTFYQDISAENADQLADIDVIVSYGDSDELLKALQADPLWSTLTAVQNGAVVSVGSGDALSGAVTPTALSIPWMLKDYVALLDGAVALAK comes from the coding sequence ATGTCGATCCCCCGCTTTCTCGGCCTCAGCGCGGCCGCAGTTATGACCATCGGCCTTGCCGCCTGCTCCACCTCCGCTGCGGAGACCTCCGACTCGACGTCGACCGCCAGCGGCGCCTTCCCCGTGACCGTCGAGCACGCTCTCGGAGAGACCGTGATCGAGAAGCAGCCCGAACGGGTCACCACAATCGGCTGGGGCAACCAGGACGTCGCGCTCGCGCTCGGCGTCGCTCCCGTCGGCGTCGACGACCAGACCTGGTCGATGGACGGCAGCGATGGGCTCGGCGTCTACGACTGGACCCTCGACGCCTACAAGGCGCTCGGCGCTGACGAGCCGGTGGTGTTCTCCACCGCAGACGGCACCGACTTCGAAGCGATCGCCGACACCCAGCCCGACGTCATCCTCGCCGGCTACTCCGGCGTCACCGAGGAGGACTACGCCACTCTGAGCGAGATCGCGCCGACCGTCGCCTACCCCGATGCCGCCTGGCTCACCCCGTGGCGCGACGTCATCCTCACCGACTCCGCTGCTCTCGGGCTCGCCGACAAGGGCCAGGCGCTCGTCGACGACCTCGACCAGCAGATCGCTGACGCCACGGCAGACTCCGCATTCGAGGGAAAGAAGGCGGCGTTCTTCTACATGAGCGCAGCCGACCTCTCCACGATCTCGATCTACGGTCAGGGCGACTCGCGCACGGCCTTCCTCTCCGATCTCGGCTTCGACCTGCCCGAGCTTGCCGGTGACGGCGACACCTTCTACCAGGACATCAGCGCCGAGAACGCCGATCAGCTGGCCGACATCGACGTGATCGTCAGCTACGGCGATAGCGACGAGCTCCTCAAAGCACTGCAGGCCGACCCGCTGTGGAGCACGCTGACGGCTGTGCAGAACGGCGCAGTCGTCTCGGTCGGATCCGGCGATGCCCTCAGCGGCGCCGTCACGCCGACCGCGCTGTCGATCCCGTGGATGCTGAAGGACTACGTCGCCCTGCTGGACGGTGCCGTCGCGCTCGCGAAGTGA
- a CDS encoding iron chelate uptake ABC transporter family permease subunit, translating into MVGVGLAILLSLAFGSRTVSLAEIVDGLTSWVQGQTPADIGAIAVQERIPRTVLALMAGAALALSGALMQAITRNPIADPGILGVNTGAALAVVCGIAFFGITSPYQYLWLALGGAILTSVFVYNVGSVGPGGSTPIKLALAGAATTAALGSLVSAVLLPRTAAMDTFRFWQVGGVGGADWGTMAVIAPLLVAGTLVAFICAPALNALALGDDVAVGLGVRIGRTRLLAAVAGVVLCAAVTAVAGPIAFVGLMVPHVVRMLVGPDQRWMLPLSALGGAILLTLADTIGRLIGYPGETEAGIVTAFVGAPVLVIIARRSRMRAL; encoded by the coding sequence ATGGTCGGCGTTGGCCTCGCCATCCTGCTCTCCCTGGCATTCGGGTCGCGAACCGTCTCGCTCGCGGAGATCGTCGACGGATTGACCTCCTGGGTGCAGGGGCAGACGCCCGCGGACATCGGAGCGATCGCGGTGCAGGAGCGCATCCCTCGCACTGTGCTGGCCCTCATGGCCGGCGCAGCGCTCGCGCTGTCGGGGGCGCTGATGCAAGCGATCACCCGCAACCCCATCGCCGACCCCGGCATCCTCGGCGTGAACACCGGCGCCGCGCTCGCCGTCGTGTGCGGAATCGCATTCTTCGGGATCACCTCGCCGTACCAGTACCTCTGGCTCGCCCTGGGTGGCGCCATCCTGACGTCCGTCTTCGTCTACAACGTCGGCTCGGTCGGACCTGGCGGCTCCACGCCCATCAAGCTTGCGCTCGCCGGAGCGGCGACCACGGCGGCGTTGGGCTCCCTGGTCAGTGCGGTCCTGCTGCCCCGTACCGCAGCGATGGATACCTTCCGCTTCTGGCAGGTCGGCGGCGTCGGCGGAGCCGACTGGGGCACGATGGCGGTCATCGCCCCCCTGCTCGTGGCTGGCACCCTGGTCGCATTCATCTGCGCACCCGCGCTGAACGCGCTTGCCCTCGGTGACGACGTCGCCGTGGGACTCGGCGTGCGCATCGGTCGCACCCGGCTGCTCGCCGCCGTGGCGGGCGTTGTGCTCTGCGCCGCCGTCACCGCGGTCGCCGGTCCCATCGCCTTCGTCGGTCTCATGGTTCCGCATGTGGTGCGGATGCTCGTCGGCCCGGATCAGCGCTGGATGCTGCCACTCTCGGCGCTGGGCGGCGCCATCCTGCTGACCCTCGCAGACACGATCGGACGACTCATCGGCTACCCCGGCGAGACGGAAGCGGGCATCGTCACCGCCTTCGTCGGCGCTCCCGTCCTCGTCATCATCGCCCGCCGCAGCCGGATGAGGGCCCTCTGA
- a CDS encoding iron chelate uptake ABC transporter family permease subunit: protein MTTLPATLDLAARTALVRAGRIRRSRRRLLVIGCLAVAVLALMAAVIMVGNTIYPVSDVLAVMRGESVPGASFTVGTLRIPRALIGALAGLAFGAAGTTFQTMLRNPLASPDVIGISAGASAAAVVCLVVLRWSGTATMFAALIAGVATAAAIYFAARGGESTGGRLILIGIGIGAMLDAVVNYAIQRAAEWDVAVAMRWLTGSLNGSRWENVLPLGIAVAVLLPLLALLSRQLRALELGDAAATSLGVRVDHARILLVLAAVALTCFATATTGPIAFVAFLAGPIVSRLVGHGSSLTIPAALMGACLVLTSDLIGQFAFDTRFPVGVITGILGAPYLLFLLIRTSRRGGSS from the coding sequence ATGACCACTCTCCCCGCAACGCTCGATCTCGCTGCGCGCACGGCGCTGGTCCGTGCCGGCCGCATCCGCCGCTCCCGTCGTCGTCTCCTCGTCATCGGCTGCCTCGCCGTCGCAGTTCTGGCGCTCATGGCCGCCGTGATCATGGTCGGCAACACGATCTACCCGGTCTCGGACGTACTCGCCGTCATGCGCGGAGAAAGCGTGCCCGGAGCATCCTTCACCGTCGGCACCCTGCGCATCCCACGGGCGCTCATCGGAGCCCTGGCCGGACTCGCCTTCGGCGCAGCCGGCACGACGTTCCAGACGATGCTGCGCAACCCCCTCGCCAGCCCGGATGTGATCGGCATCAGCGCAGGGGCCAGCGCGGCCGCCGTCGTCTGCCTCGTCGTGCTGCGCTGGAGCGGCACCGCCACCATGTTCGCCGCTCTCATCGCCGGCGTCGCCACGGCCGCGGCCATCTACTTCGCCGCCCGTGGCGGCGAGTCCACCGGCGGCCGGCTCATCCTCATCGGCATCGGCATCGGCGCGATGCTGGACGCGGTCGTCAACTACGCGATCCAGCGGGCGGCCGAATGGGATGTCGCCGTCGCCATGCGCTGGCTCACCGGCAGCCTCAACGGCTCCCGCTGGGAGAACGTCCTCCCGCTCGGCATCGCCGTGGCCGTGCTGCTGCCACTCCTCGCCCTGCTCTCGAGGCAACTACGAGCGCTGGAGCTCGGCGACGCCGCTGCGACGTCGCTGGGCGTGCGGGTGGACCATGCCCGGATCCTGCTCGTCCTCGCCGCGGTCGCCCTCACCTGCTTCGCAACCGCGACCACGGGGCCAATCGCCTTCGTGGCATTCCTTGCCGGCCCCATCGTGAGCAGGCTGGTCGGTCACGGCTCCTCGCTGACCATCCCCGCAGCGCTCATGGGGGCCTGCCTGGTTCTCACCTCCGATCTCATCGGCCAATTCGCCTTCGACACCCGGTTCCCGGTCGGGGTGATCACCGGCATCCTCGGTGCCCCCTATCTGCTTTTTCTACTGATTCGCACATCCCGCCGCGGAGGATCCTCATGA
- a CDS encoding ABC transporter ATP-binding protein, with the protein MSAQHRLTAEALVSGYGSTTVVDGVDVELPAGRITVIVGANACGKSTLLKTLARLITPTSGAVVLDGKRISELHTKQLARTMGLLPQQPIAPEGIAVADLVGRGRHPYQKLFRSWTTDDDRAVVEALEATGVADLADRSVDELSGGQRQRVWIALALAQETDILLLDEPTTFLDIAHQVEVLDLLTDLNRRRGTTIVMVLHDVNLAIRYADTIVAVKDGKVLAMGDPSEVVTSTLIEEVFGLPNCITSDPVSGKPMVTPIGRHHVRLTEAAKHPA; encoded by the coding sequence ATGAGTGCACAACATCGACTCACCGCCGAAGCCCTGGTGTCGGGCTACGGCAGCACGACCGTTGTCGACGGCGTCGACGTCGAACTGCCGGCCGGGCGCATCACCGTGATCGTCGGGGCCAACGCCTGCGGCAAGTCGACGCTGCTGAAGACGCTGGCGCGACTCATCACGCCCACCAGCGGTGCTGTTGTGCTCGACGGCAAACGGATCAGCGAGCTGCACACCAAACAACTGGCACGCACCATGGGCCTCCTCCCTCAGCAGCCGATCGCGCCAGAGGGAATCGCCGTGGCCGACCTCGTCGGGCGCGGACGGCATCCGTACCAGAAGCTGTTCCGGTCCTGGACGACGGACGACGACAGGGCCGTCGTCGAGGCGCTGGAGGCGACCGGCGTCGCCGATCTCGCCGACCGCAGCGTCGACGAGCTCTCCGGCGGCCAGCGCCAGAGGGTGTGGATCGCCCTGGCGCTCGCTCAGGAGACCGATATTCTCCTGCTGGACGAGCCGACGACGTTCCTCGACATCGCACACCAGGTCGAGGTCCTCGACCTGCTCACCGACCTCAACCGCCGTCGCGGCACCACGATCGTCATGGTGTTGCACGATGTGAACCTCGCGATCCGCTACGCGGACACCATCGTGGCGGTCAAAGACGGCAAGGTGCTCGCCATGGGCGACCCGTCCGAGGTCGTCACCTCCACGCTCATCGAAGAGGTTTTCGGCCTCCCCAACTGCATCACCAGCGATCCGGTTTCAGGCAAGCCGATGGTCACACCGATCGGGCGCCATCACGTCCGCTTGACCGAAGCGGCGAAGCATCCGGCCTAG
- a CDS encoding serine hydrolase: MSRAQKIVDRLVAIAEEDGFAAHAVHVLIDDESAEYHWSRDERRDVHSAAKGVCVLAIGIAADDGLLDVDEPVAAYLPDFPLGQGVEDVTVRHVLQMTSGIDFPWSETMMTDWPDLAAEFLSRPSRGPVFQYSNASTYTAMRALQSVVGDVPRWLDQRLFTPLAIDAPLWERCPNGWIVAGGGLHLRTAELARIGQLIRDGGMWQSQRVVSSRWVQAMHSDWFERGPEPEPAYRRYALSGWAGPNDAWRLHGAYGQLLIFLDNAVVTITAEDHFKADRMAERVVTTLEQWEADADT, from the coding sequence ATGAGTCGCGCGCAGAAGATCGTAGACCGCCTTGTCGCCATCGCGGAGGAGGACGGCTTCGCTGCGCACGCCGTGCACGTCCTCATCGACGACGAGAGCGCCGAGTATCACTGGAGCCGAGATGAACGCCGGGATGTTCACTCGGCTGCCAAGGGCGTCTGCGTTCTTGCGATCGGGATCGCAGCCGATGACGGCCTGCTCGATGTCGATGAGCCGGTGGCCGCCTACCTGCCGGACTTCCCACTCGGACAGGGCGTCGAAGACGTCACGGTGCGGCATGTGCTCCAGATGACGAGCGGTATCGACTTCCCGTGGTCGGAGACGATGATGACGGACTGGCCCGATCTCGCGGCTGAGTTTCTCAGCCGTCCCTCACGAGGACCGGTCTTCCAGTACTCCAACGCGAGCACCTACACCGCGATGCGGGCGCTGCAGTCAGTGGTGGGTGACGTTCCCCGGTGGCTCGATCAGCGCTTGTTCACACCGTTGGCGATCGATGCGCCTCTGTGGGAGCGATGCCCGAACGGCTGGATCGTGGCAGGAGGGGGGCTGCACCTGCGCACAGCTGAGCTGGCACGGATCGGTCAGCTCATCCGCGACGGCGGAATGTGGCAGTCACAGCGCGTCGTGTCTTCGCGCTGGGTGCAGGCCATGCACTCTGACTGGTTCGAGCGGGGGCCAGAGCCCGAGCCCGCGTACCGGCGGTATGCACTCTCCGGCTGGGCTGGGCCCAATGATGCGTGGCGTCTGCATGGTGCGTATGGACAGCTGCTCATCTTCCTCGACAACGCAGTGGTCACGATCACCGCCGAGGATCATTTCAAGGCGGATCGGATGGCCGAGCGCGTCGTGACGACGCTGGAGCAGTGGGAAGCTGATGCAGACACCTAG